A portion of the Anoxybacillus gonensis genome contains these proteins:
- a CDS encoding DeoR/GlpR family DNA-binding transcription regulator, whose amino-acid sequence MLTPERHRVILQLLQEKEVVKLHEFVEATQCSESTIRRDLSQLEKEKKLKRVHGGAALLQQKREELSVFEKSTKNIHEKQLIGKYAASLIQEGDCIYLDAGTTTLQMIPYIEAKNIVVVTNGIMHIEALLEKDIPTYLVGGLIKKKTNALIGRGAIHSLQQYSFDKCFIGVNGVHIDFGYTTPDPEEALIKQTAIHLSQQAFVLADHSKLNESTFAKIAPLQEATMITDETDEELLAMYEAKTTVEVVKS is encoded by the coding sequence TTGTTAACACCAGAAAGACATCGCGTTATTTTGCAGTTGCTACAAGAAAAAGAAGTTGTAAAGTTACATGAATTTGTTGAAGCAACACAATGTTCGGAATCGACGATTCGACGTGATTTAAGCCAACTAGAAAAAGAAAAAAAATTAAAGCGCGTTCATGGTGGGGCTGCGTTGTTACAACAAAAAAGAGAAGAGTTGAGCGTTTTTGAAAAATCGACGAAAAACATTCATGAAAAACAGCTCATTGGAAAATACGCAGCAAGTCTTATTCAAGAGGGTGATTGCATTTATTTAGATGCAGGAACGACAACATTACAGATGATTCCTTATATTGAAGCAAAAAATATCGTCGTCGTAACGAACGGCATTATGCATATTGAAGCACTGTTAGAAAAAGACATTCCAACGTATCTTGTTGGTGGGCTAATTAAGAAAAAAACGAATGCGTTAATTGGTCGAGGAGCTATTCACTCGTTGCAACAGTATAGTTTTGACAAATGTTTTATCGGTGTAAACGGCGTTCATATTGACTTTGGTTATACAACTCCAGATCCGGAAGAAGCGCTTATAAAACAAACTGCTATTCATTTATCACAACAAGCTTTTGTATTAGCCGATCACTCAAAATTAAACGAAAGTACGTTTGCCAAAATTGCACCATTACAAGAGGCAACGATGATTACGGATGAAACAGATGAAGAGTTGCTAGCAATGTATGAAGCAAAAACGACAGTAGAGGTTGTGAAATCATGA
- the pfkB gene encoding 1-phosphofructokinase gives MIYTCTLNPSVDYVVKAQQIELGKLNRATKTAYFPGGKGINVSRVLKRLHVHNIALGFIGGFTGQFIADELKREHILTDFITVPGQTRLNIKLKGEKETEINGEGPVINDEHKEALIAKIKQLKKGDILVLAGSLPPSVDDTFYVTMMEEAKKRRVAVVVDTSGNALKQAVAYEPFLLKPNQIELGELFGVSIHSRHQILEYGKKLINNGVQHVIVSLAGDGAILFHKDVILVAQAPKGIVKNSVGAGDSMVAGFLAAYVNEASLEEAFRYSVAAGSATAFSEDLCTEEEVHRLLDEVKIIRMEDRV, from the coding sequence ATGATTTATACATGTACGTTAAATCCTTCCGTCGATTATGTTGTGAAAGCACAACAGATCGAACTTGGAAAATTAAATCGAGCAACAAAAACGGCATATTTTCCGGGCGGAAAAGGAATTAATGTGTCGCGTGTATTGAAACGGTTACACGTTCATAATATTGCTCTTGGATTTATTGGTGGATTTACAGGTCAGTTTATTGCTGATGAATTGAAAAGAGAGCATATTTTAACAGATTTTATTACTGTACCTGGACAAACGCGACTAAACATTAAGTTAAAAGGGGAAAAAGAAACGGAAATAAATGGGGAAGGGCCGGTCATTAACGACGAACATAAAGAAGCGTTAATTGCTAAAATTAAGCAATTAAAAAAAGGAGATATCCTCGTTTTAGCAGGAAGCCTTCCGCCCTCGGTAGATGATACATTTTACGTCACGATGATGGAAGAAGCAAAAAAACGACGGGTTGCTGTTGTCGTTGATACGAGTGGCAATGCACTGAAACAAGCCGTTGCATACGAGCCGTTTTTACTTAAACCAAACCAAATAGAGCTTGGAGAATTGTTCGGAGTCAGCATTCATAGTCGTCATCAAATATTGGAATACGGGAAAAAACTGATTAACAATGGTGTCCAGCACGTAATTGTTTCACTTGCTGGAGATGGGGCCATTTTGTTCCATAAAGATGTGATATTAGTCGCTCAAGCTCCAAAAGGAATAGTGAAAAATTCGGTTGGTGCCGGCGATTCGATGGTAGCGGGTTTTTTAGCTGCATATGTGAACGAAGCATCGCTTGAAGAAGCGTTTCGTTATAGTGTTGCCGCGGGGAGTGCAACAGCATTTTCTGAAGATTTATGCACAGAAGAAGAGGTTCATCGCTTATTAGATGAAGTAAAAATTATACGAATGGAGGATCGGGTATGA
- a CDS encoding PTS fructose transporter subunit IIABC, with translation MRITDLLTEDTIVLDLKARTKKEVIEELVDVLEKTGKLHNRQTFIEAIFAREAQSTTGIGEGIAIPHAKTKAVRTPAVVFGRSKEGIDYDSLDGKRSHLFFMIAAPEGANNTHLEALSRLSTLLMDASFRSKIENASTKQQIIQVIQEKEGEMVKEEKQPYGKKKVLAVTACPTGIAHTYMAADALKAKAKEMGVDIKVETNGSSGVKNELTQQEIEEAVAIIVAADKQVEMDRFDGKHVIQVPVADAIRKPEQLIDRALKQEAPIYRASGGQRSYASKERTGFYKHLMNGVSNMLPFVVGGGILIAISFIFGIKAFDPNDPSFHPVAKALMDIGGGSAFALMIPVLAGFIAMSIADRPGFAPGMVGGFMAANGGAGFLGGLIAGFLAGYLVVGLKKWFSRLPQSLEGIKPVLLYPLFGILLTGFIMMYVVIDPVKALNEGMKTWLENMGTGNLVLLGLILGGMMAVDMGGPINKAAFTFGIAMIDAGNYAPHAAIMAGGMVPPLGLALATTLFKKKFTKAEREAGKTCYIMGASFITEGAIPFAAADPGRVIPSIIVGSAIAGALTMMFGIGLPAPHGGIFVIPIVKGNPLLYVLAIFIGSLVTALMIGFWKKEVKE, from the coding sequence ATGAGAATAACAGATTTGTTGACAGAGGATACGATTGTTCTTGATTTGAAAGCGCGAACAAAAAAAGAAGTGATTGAAGAATTAGTAGACGTTCTTGAGAAGACAGGAAAGTTACACAATCGTCAAACGTTTATTGAAGCAATTTTTGCCCGTGAAGCACAAAGCACGACAGGGATTGGCGAAGGAATTGCTATCCCTCATGCAAAAACGAAAGCGGTGCGCACTCCAGCCGTTGTTTTTGGGCGTTCGAAAGAAGGAATTGATTACGATTCGTTAGACGGAAAACGAAGCCATTTGTTTTTTATGATTGCCGCACCTGAAGGAGCAAATAACACACATTTGGAAGCGTTATCTCGCTTGTCGACATTGTTAATGGATGCATCGTTTCGCTCAAAAATTGAAAACGCTTCGACAAAACAACAGATCATTCAGGTGATTCAAGAAAAGGAGGGAGAAATGGTGAAAGAAGAAAAACAACCATATGGAAAGAAAAAAGTGTTAGCTGTTACCGCTTGTCCGACAGGAATTGCACATACGTATATGGCTGCTGACGCCTTGAAGGCAAAAGCAAAAGAAATGGGAGTAGATATAAAAGTAGAAACAAACGGTTCAAGTGGTGTGAAAAATGAGTTAACACAACAAGAAATTGAAGAAGCGGTCGCCATTATCGTTGCAGCAGATAAGCAAGTAGAGATGGATCGATTTGATGGAAAACATGTTATCCAAGTACCTGTTGCCGATGCTATTCGTAAACCCGAGCAACTTATTGATCGAGCTTTAAAACAAGAGGCTCCAATTTATCGAGCAAGCGGTGGACAGCGTTCATATGCATCAAAAGAACGAACAGGATTTTATAAACATTTAATGAACGGCGTATCGAATATGCTTCCGTTCGTTGTCGGTGGCGGTATTTTAATTGCGATCTCATTTATTTTTGGTATTAAAGCATTTGATCCAAATGATCCATCATTCCATCCGGTAGCAAAAGCGTTGATGGATATTGGTGGTGGTAGTGCCTTTGCACTTATGATTCCAGTGTTAGCTGGTTTTATTGCGATGAGCATAGCGGATCGTCCAGGATTTGCTCCGGGGATGGTCGGTGGATTTATGGCAGCAAATGGCGGTGCAGGCTTTTTAGGTGGACTAATTGCGGGCTTTTTAGCCGGTTATCTCGTTGTCGGATTGAAAAAATGGTTTAGTCGTTTACCGCAATCACTTGAGGGAATTAAACCGGTTCTTCTTTATCCGTTATTTGGAATATTGCTTACAGGATTTATTATGATGTATGTCGTCATTGATCCAGTAAAAGCGTTAAATGAAGGAATGAAAACATGGCTTGAAAATATGGGAACAGGCAACCTTGTTTTACTTGGTCTGATCCTCGGTGGTATGATGGCGGTTGATATGGGTGGACCAATTAATAAAGCGGCGTTTACGTTTGGCATTGCGATGATTGATGCCGGAAATTATGCCCCACATGCAGCTATTATGGCAGGTGGAATGGTGCCTCCTTTAGGATTAGCACTTGCAACAACATTATTCAAAAAGAAATTTACAAAAGCGGAACGGGAAGCAGGGAAAACGTGCTATATTATGGGTGCTTCGTTTATTACAGAAGGGGCCATTCCGTTTGCGGCAGCTGATCCAGGACGTGTCATTCCTTCCATTATCGTCGGTTCAGCCATTGCGGGGGCGTTAACGATGATGTTTGGTATTGGACTTCCAGCACCACATGGCGGCATTTTCGTTATCCCGATTGTAAAAGGGAATCCATTGTTATATGTGCTTGCCATTTTCATCGGTTCACTTGTGACTGCATTAATGATTGGATTCTGGAAAAAAGAAGTGAAAGAATAA
- a CDS encoding flavodoxin has product MAKVIMVFTSMTGNTEEMAEAIAQGVREQGVELDVKEVLDATATELEQYDGILLGAYTWGDGELPDDFLDFYDELNDVDLTGKKAAVFGSCDSSYEKYGAAVDILIEKLQECGAEVVLEGLKIELTPTNKDKQLCIAFGKEFSKQL; this is encoded by the coding sequence ATGGCAAAAGTAATCATGGTATTTACAAGCATGACAGGCAATACAGAAGAAATGGCGGAAGCGATTGCTCAAGGCGTTCGTGAACAAGGAGTCGAGTTAGATGTAAAAGAAGTGTTGGATGCTACCGCAACAGAACTTGAACAATATGACGGCATTTTGCTCGGAGCGTACACATGGGGAGATGGAGAACTGCCAGATGACTTTTTAGATTTTTATGATGAATTGAATGACGTGGACTTAACAGGAAAAAAAGCGGCTGTTTTCGGCTCATGCGATTCAAGTTATGAAAAATATGGTGCTGCTGTTGATATTTTAATCGAAAAACTGCAAGAATGTGGGGCCGAAGTCGTTCTTGAAGGATTGAAGATCGAATTGACGCCAACAAATAAAGATAAACAATTATGCATTGCGTTTGGTAAGGAATTTTCTAAACAGTTATAA
- a CDS encoding ATP-binding protein, which produces MPSLIKEILLNLFFIILALLIVPIWLEERRISDHAKTILKTIAIGICIIFCMTFPIHVTDGFIFDLRQVAIWIGGLYGGALSALFLSSIAVIYRIIIGGTEGIIVTMIITTIQVIICFFLYRKFQTSLSSKQRITSITLLSIGTAMLTMILSSIWIVDDYQILHIISTYFPAQPLAAFLGAYITETIQKHSDLRRRIIRAEKMEVVGHLAASISHEVRNPLTVSRGFMQLLLQSERMNYKDKQYIQIAIEEIDRAEAIITDYLTFAKPAPEHVEKLNVKTEIERVIDILRPLANMNSIEIQTSLLPFAVKGERQKFQQCLLNVMKNAIEAMPNGGTLRINVSIDKDYVLIHISDTGVGMTKDQIERLGEPYFTTKGAKGTGLGMMVVYRIVETMKGDLFIHSEVGEGTDVYMYFPSYYKSDVEKFSQKNEKAIPI; this is translated from the coding sequence ATGCCCTCGTTAATTAAAGAAATATTGCTAAATTTATTTTTTATTATATTAGCGCTACTAATTGTTCCTATCTGGCTTGAAGAACGACGCATATCCGATCACGCAAAAACAATTTTAAAAACGATAGCGATCGGGATATGCATTATATTTTGTATGACATTCCCTATACATGTAACAGACGGTTTTATTTTTGATTTACGTCAAGTCGCTATTTGGATTGGCGGTTTATACGGAGGAGCATTGTCAGCCCTTTTTCTTTCGAGCATTGCTGTTATTTATCGCATCATTATCGGTGGCACAGAAGGTATTATTGTGACGATGATCATTACAACTATCCAAGTTATTATTTGCTTCTTTCTTTACAGAAAGTTTCAAACATCTTTATCTTCGAAACAACGAATTACTTCGATTACTCTTTTATCAATCGGAACAGCTATGTTAACAATGATACTCTCTAGCATATGGATTGTTGATGACTACCAAATTTTACACATTATTTCAACATATTTTCCAGCACAACCACTTGCAGCGTTTTTAGGTGCCTATATTACTGAAACGATTCAAAAACATAGTGACCTTCGTCGACGCATTATTCGTGCCGAAAAGATGGAAGTGGTCGGACATTTAGCTGCTTCCATTTCACACGAGGTGCGCAACCCATTAACTGTATCTAGAGGATTTATGCAATTGTTACTGCAAAGTGAACGAATGAATTATAAAGATAAACAATACATTCAAATTGCAATTGAAGAAATTGACCGCGCTGAAGCAATTATTACAGATTACTTAACGTTCGCCAAACCAGCTCCAGAACATGTCGAAAAATTAAATGTAAAAACCGAAATTGAGCGAGTGATTGATATTTTACGTCCCCTCGCTAACATGAACAGCATCGAAATTCAAACGTCCCTCTTGCCATTTGCGGTAAAAGGAGAACGCCAAAAATTTCAACAATGTTTGTTGAACGTCATGAAAAATGCTATTGAAGCGATGCCAAATGGAGGTACATTGCGTATTAACGTATCAATTGATAAAGATTACGTGCTTATTCATATTAGTGATACAGGAGTTGGCATGACAAAAGACCAAATTGAACGATTAGGAGAACCGTATTTTACAACAAAGGGAGCAAAAGGGACGGGGCTTGGAATGATGGTTGTTTACCGCATTGTTGAGACGATGAAAGGAGATTTATTTATTCATAGTGAAGTGGGGGAAGGAACAGACGTATATATGTATTTTCCATCTTATTACAAATCAGATGTTGAGAAATTTTCACAAAAAAACGAAAAAGCGATCCCAATTTGA
- a CDS encoding uroporphyrinogen-III synthase produces MGEKALTNKKIALCASRKIEEMSALIVKQGGIPILRPAQGTMFFNEELKQQLHQMVNEPVDWFIFTTGIGVDTLMKKADEWGMGEKFLQAIRQAHVAVRGYKTTNVLRTYGISPHITAEDGTTQGLVHALKDVEWTDKRVVVQLYGDSAPSLQQFLVKQGALYQEIWPYRHTPPAADVMKQLIDEILSRTVQAVCFTSAIQVRFFFSFVKEWGYVQEIKRAFADDVVAVAVGKVTKEALHEEGIARVIAPAHERMGAMIVELAQYFDKQ; encoded by the coding sequence ATGGGTGAGAAAGCGTTAACGAATAAAAAAATTGCACTATGTGCCTCGCGTAAAATAGAGGAAATGAGTGCGCTTATCGTTAAACAAGGGGGCATTCCGATCTTGCGTCCTGCCCAAGGAACGATGTTTTTTAATGAAGAGCTAAAACAACAACTTCATCAAATGGTCAATGAACCAGTCGATTGGTTTATTTTTACGACAGGAATTGGTGTTGATACATTAATGAAAAAAGCAGACGAGTGGGGGATGGGAGAAAAGTTTCTTCAAGCCATTCGTCAAGCGCATGTGGCGGTGCGTGGGTATAAAACGACAAACGTTTTACGTACATACGGCATAAGCCCACACATAACGGCAGAAGACGGAACAACACAAGGTCTTGTGCATGCGCTAAAGGACGTGGAATGGACAGACAAGCGTGTCGTTGTTCAACTTTATGGAGACTCAGCTCCATCGTTGCAACAATTTTTAGTTAAACAAGGCGCGTTATATCAAGAGATATGGCCGTATCGCCATACGCCGCCTGCGGCTGATGTGATGAAACAGCTTATTGATGAAATCCTCTCTCGAACTGTACAAGCGGTTTGTTTTACATCAGCGATTCAAGTGCGATTTTTCTTTTCATTTGTAAAGGAGTGGGGATATGTTCAAGAAATAAAACGAGCATTTGCTGATGATGTTGTAGCTGTTGCGGTAGGAAAAGTAACAAAAGAGGCGTTACATGAAGAAGGGATTGCACGTGTCATTGCTCCAGCTCATGAACGGATGGGAGCGATGATTGTTGAACTTGCT